Proteins from one Chloroflexota bacterium genomic window:
- a CDS encoding ABC transporter ATP-binding protein — MRGIVKRFPGVLANDHIDFDVHAGEIHALLGENGAGKTTLMNVLYGLYQPDEGEIYVNGRRVVIGSPYQAIKLGIGMVHQHFMLAQPLTVAENVVLGLPSPREPLLDLAQAEKRINEISQAYGLKVDPRAQVWQLAVGEQQRVEIIKALYRQAALLILDEPTAVLTPQEVKELFVVLRRMAEQGHAIIFITHKLHEVMALSDRITVLKAGRVVATVNRSDATPEKLAQMMVGREVLFRLPKEKVEKGRVILQVKSLEALGDKGLPALKEVSLAVHQREILGIAGVSGNGQRELAEVIAGLRPAREGKVLIDGQDVTNRSPCDIIEQGLAYIPEERLQMGVVTDFSVAENMILETHGQRPFADGGFLPLNRCWFLNRRAIEDYATQKISEYDVKTPDLRTPARHLSGGNIQRLILARELSRQPKLLLAAQPTRGLDIGATEYIRRKLLEERARGTAILLISEDLDEILALSDRIAVMYEGEIVGIVPGEGADVEQLGLMMAGALRLEAGPTQ; from the coding sequence ATGAGGGGCATCGTCAAGAGATTCCCCGGCGTCCTGGCCAATGACCACATTGACTTCGACGTCCATGCTGGGGAAATCCACGCCCTGTTAGGCGAAAATGGGGCGGGCAAAACGACCCTGATGAATGTCCTCTACGGCCTCTACCAACCCGACGAGGGGGAGATATACGTCAATGGCCGTCGTGTGGTGATCGGTTCGCCCTATCAGGCCATCAAGTTGGGCATCGGCATGGTCCACCAGCACTTTATGCTGGCCCAACCCCTCACCGTAGCAGAAAACGTAGTTCTCGGCTTGCCCTCGCCTCGGGAGCCACTATTAGATCTCGCCCAGGCGGAAAAGCGAATCAACGAGATCTCCCAGGCCTATGGCTTGAAAGTGGACCCCCGGGCCCAAGTCTGGCAACTTGCGGTAGGAGAGCAACAGCGCGTGGAGATCATTAAGGCCCTCTACCGCCAAGCAGCCCTTTTGATTCTGGATGAGCCCACTGCAGTCCTCACCCCGCAAGAAGTGAAAGAACTCTTCGTTGTCCTGCGCCGTATGGCGGAACAGGGACACGCCATTATCTTCATCACCCATAAGTTGCACGAAGTGATGGCCCTCAGCGACCGCATCACGGTGCTCAAGGCCGGGCGGGTGGTGGCCACCGTGAACCGCAGCGATGCCACTCCCGAGAAGTTGGCCCAGATGATGGTGGGGCGGGAGGTGCTCTTCCGGCTGCCCAAGGAGAAGGTGGAAAAAGGCAGGGTGATTCTGCAAGTCAAGAGTCTGGAAGCCCTAGGCGATAAGGGATTGCCGGCCCTGAAAGAGGTCTCTCTGGCCGTGCACCAGAGGGAGATCCTGGGGATTGCCGGGGTTTCGGGTAACGGGCAGCGAGAACTGGCTGAGGTTATCGCCGGCCTGCGCCCGGCCAGGGAGGGCAAAGTCCTCATTGACGGACAGGATGTGACCAACCGCTCGCCGTGCGACATCATCGAGCAGGGGCTCGCTTATATCCCGGAGGAGCGGCTGCAGATGGGGGTGGTCACCGACTTCTCAGTGGCCGAGAACATGATCCTGGAAACCCATGGCCAGAGGCCTTTCGCCGATGGGGGCTTTCTGCCCCTCAATCGGTGCTGGTTCCTGAACCGGCGCGCCATTGAGGACTACGCCACGCAGAAGATCAGCGAATACGATGTGAAGACCCCTGACCTCAGGACTCCGGCCAGACATCTCTCCGGCGGTAACATCCAGAGGCTCATCTTGGCCCGCGAACTGTCGCGCCAGCCCAAGTTGTTGCTTGCCGCCCAGCCCACGCGTGGGTTGGACATCGGCGCTACCGAGTACATCCGCCGCAAACTCCTCGAAGAGCGGGCGCGGGGCACTGCCATCCTGCTGATATCCGAGGATCTGGACGAGATCCTGGCCCTGAGCGATCGCATCGCCGT